A window of the Brumimicrobium sp. genome harbors these coding sequences:
- a CDS encoding biopolymer transporter ExbD has protein sequence MAKREAPEINAGSMADIAFLLLIFFLVTTTMDKDVAYLRKIPKKVETETPQTPIQEKNIYKITINSRNDIRARDSIIKPEDIGTLNNKIKHFYLVNRDKKEGREQDYPYYAFGTIDLYQTNLDAQINRLDALESVKDRDDKTEKMIAQAEDAIAKWKDKLEMMKMYVQYSGKREMPEISFEAHIRLESFNDTDYSAYVAVQSEVQKAVTELRDKEAKELFNTTYTAMQQTTQQLATEDTPELRQIKQRMELIETLFPLKLIEVKPKR, from the coding sequence ATGGCAAAGCGCGAAGCTCCGGAAATTAATGCAGGATCTATGGCGGATATCGCCTTTCTCTTGCTTATATTCTTCCTTGTAACCACTACAATGGATAAAGATGTTGCTTATCTGCGTAAGATTCCAAAAAAGGTGGAAACTGAAACTCCTCAAACTCCAATTCAAGAAAAGAATATTTATAAGATTACCATAAACAGTAGAAACGATATTCGTGCACGCGACTCTATTATTAAACCCGAAGATATTGGAACGCTAAATAATAAAATTAAACACTTTTATTTAGTGAATAGAGATAAAAAAGAAGGACGTGAACAAGATTATCCTTACTACGCTTTCGGTACCATTGACCTCTATCAAACTAATTTGGATGCTCAAATTAACCGTTTGGATGCATTAGAATCTGTGAAAGATAGAGATGATAAAACTGAAAAAATGATTGCACAGGCAGAAGATGCTATTGCTAAATGGAAAGATAAATTGGAGATGATGAAAATGTATGTGCAATACAGTGGTAAAAGAGAGATGCCTGAAATCTCTTTCGAAGCTCATATACGTTTGGAATCTTTTAATGACACAGATTATTCAGCGTATGTAGCTGTACAGTCAGAGGTTCAAAAAGCTGTAACAGAATTACGTGATAAAGAAGCAAAAGAACTTTTTAATACTACGTACACTGCTATGCAACAAACTACACAGCAGTTGGCTACAGAGGATACTCCTGAACTAAGACAGATAAAGCAAAGAATGGAATTAATTGAAACATTATTCCCTTTGAAATTGATTGAGGTTAAACCAAAACGATAA
- a CDS encoding deoxynucleoside kinase has protein sequence MILIDGVVGCGKTTLGKQLAKYMDIPLYEELQKDYTMNLLERFYADKKRWAFTLQIHFLNERFRMIKEISECGELAFLDRSIFGDRIFASMLNEDGFMTDEEYETYSTLLDNMLEHVSKPQKLVYIHCDVDTAVERIQLRGRGMEQSTPVHYWKRLNEKYNEWYEKYDLSEKVVIDARSYNPFKEEDILKVIEKINIQMPV, from the coding sequence ATGATACTTATAGATGGTGTAGTTGGTTGTGGCAAAACCACATTAGGTAAGCAATTAGCAAAATACATGGATATTCCACTATACGAAGAATTGCAAAAAGATTATACAATGAATCTTCTTGAGCGCTTCTATGCGGATAAAAAACGATGGGCATTTACGCTTCAAATTCACTTCTTAAACGAGCGTTTTCGTATGATTAAAGAGATTTCTGAGTGTGGAGAATTAGCATTTTTAGATCGTTCTATATTCGGAGATAGGATATTTGCTTCTATGTTAAATGAAGATGGATTTATGACAGATGAAGAATATGAAACCTATTCTACATTATTAGATAATATGTTAGAACACGTATCGAAACCGCAAAAATTGGTTTACATACATTGTGATGTAGATACGGCTGTAGAAAGAATACAACTGAGAGGAAGAGGCATGGAACAAAGTACGCCCGTTCATTATTGGAAACGTCTCAACGAAAAATACAATGAATGGTATGAAAAGTATGATTTATCTGAAAAAGTAGTAATTGACGCTCGTTCATATAATCCATTTAAAGAAGAGGATATACTGAAAGTAATAGAAAAAATAAATATACAGATGCCTGTATAG
- a CDS encoding biopolymer transporter ExbD: MSKFRKKEGSSAPGINTSSLPDIVFMLLFFFMVATTTKEVDPLVKIDPAQGSGLSDLTPFKQRSEVDFVYMGEPLSGDDSKFYKGVAVQYDGILHQDGIEYIGQWKLNKFKEKPAEMTAPKENVITCFKADETVPMELIFKARGILQDLDFNSIAYGAQEMGNKHEYRIRTK, encoded by the coding sequence ATGTCTAAATTTAGAAAAAAAGAGGGAAGTTCTGCTCCTGGTATTAATACCTCATCACTACCTGATATCGTATTTATGTTGTTATTCTTCTTCATGGTTGCAACGACAACTAAAGAAGTTGACCCGTTGGTAAAGATTGACCCAGCACAAGGTTCGGGATTATCTGATTTAACACCATTTAAACAACGTTCTGAAGTTGATTTTGTATATATGGGAGAACCACTCAGTGGAGATGATTCTAAGTTCTATAAAGGTGTAGCAGTTCAATACGATGGTATCTTACATCAGGATGGAATTGAATATATTGGTCAATGGAAATTAAATAAATTTAAAGAAAAACCAGCTGAAATGACCGCTCCTAAAGAGAATGTTATAACTTGCTTTAAAGCAGATGAAACTGTTCCAATGGAGTTAATTTTTAAAGCAAGAGGAATTCTTCAAGACCTTGATTTTAACTCGATTGCTTATGGGGCTCAAGAGATGGGTAATAAACATGAGTATCGTATTAGAACAAAATAG